TCGTTACACAAATTTTCTCTTGACCATTTTGTAGATGTTGCGGGCGAAGAGGGCGAAGACCAGGAAGACGCCCCCGATGAGTCGGTAGGCACCTGCGTCGTCGCCAAGTTCGCCACCGGCGTAGCGGAGGACCATCAGGGCCGAGAGGGCGATGATGAGGGGCAGCATCATGTCCAGTTCCCGTTGGGCGGCGGTATGGCGGATGTCGCGGGTATTTTCGGTGGATACATAAGCCTCTTTTTGGTACCGTTCGATCATTTCGAGGATGTAGAGCGGAGTGCCTCCGGTTTGATCCCAAATGTGGTTCTTGAAGCCCTCGTAGTCTTCGATGCGGTTCTGGTAGGGCGATGCGGCCTTAGCGATCAGTTCGAGCGTCTCCGGGCGCGTAAGGGGCTTAATTTCGAGTTTTTCGAAGTTGGTGATGAAGCTGGCGTGCTCCACCCGGATCTGGCGCGCCGCCGCGAGGATGTGGAAATGGTTTTTCAATTTTTCCAAATACGTGACCTGGCTGCGGGTGAGGTTGCTCAGATCGTCGAACACGATGGTGTACTCCTGGGGGCGGGTGACCTGGATCAGGAGTTCGACCAGGCGTTTGGCCGATTCCTTGGTCATGACCTGCTGGATGTCCTTCATGTCGAACATGGCCTTGGCGATGGCCTCCTTGTCGTCCTGAAAAAGATGGAGGAGCATGCTGGCCAACATCTTTTTGGGGTAGGTCACATCATCCACCCGGAGGATTTTGCCCGGTTGGTAGTTGTCCAACAAATGTGTTTTGCCGATGCCCTGGGGACCGAGGAGGATGACATTCACTTTCTTTTCCGCCAGATCCATCAACTTGGCGATCTCCAGTTTGCGTCCCACGTGGAATTTGGTCAGCCCCTTCTCTAGGGGCATGACGTGCACCCGTTTGGGTGGGAACAAACGCCGCTGGAGCTTTTGGAACCAGGTGCTGGTATCGATGGAGCGGATGGCCTGCTGGAGTTCCTGGTCTTCGACGTGGAGGTAAATTTCGGTAGTCAGCTGGCTGTTGTGGCCGAGGAGTTTTTGGGCTACCCGGATGTCGTTGCCTTCGCGCACCACCCGGGTGGCAAAGGTGTGGCGGAGCATGTGCGGGTGTACAACTCCTCCGGAATACTTCTTGATTCTTTTCCACACCACCACCCGGCTCAGGTAAAGCGCCTTGGAGGTTTTTGCCGCTGGGAAAATGTAGGTGTCTGGCTCCGGGTCCTTGATGCGTGGCCAGTAGTCGGCCAGGGCTTCGAGGAGTCGGGTGGAGAGTGGAATGGTGCGGGTGCGGAGGCGCTTGCTGCGCTTTTTAAGGCTGGCTACAGTGACGGTGTTTTGCATGAAGTTGAAGTTCTTGCGCTGGAGCTGCACCACTTCGGTAACCCGCAAGCCACAGTCGAGCATCAGGAGGATGATGACGCGGTACTTGAGGTTTTTGGTGCCCGCCAGCGCTTCTTGCAACTGGCGGGACACGAGTTTGATGTCAGGGTGGGCCTGGATCATGTTTTCATAGCTTAAAAGTTGAGGAGTTGAGCCGTTGAGGAGGTTGAGGCTGCCGCGAGCGACATACACCAATGTTTTCCTGTGAACTTTTCAACATACAAGAAGGGAAGGTGGAATGCGAGTAGCGAAATTCGGCGAGAAGAAAAAGTGAGCGGGACTCGCCCGCTCCAAAATATTTCCGAGAAGTATAAATCTGGTTAAACAAAAAAAGCCGAGAGGTCGCAACGGCAGTGCAACTTCTCGGCTTGTGGTGCAAAGGTGGAGATAATGTTTGAATAAATCAATAGTCCAACAGATATTTTATGGAAATCCCTGGAAAATTCGTACGGAGGCGGGGGGCCGGGGGGGAAACACAATTAGCGTTCTGTTACCGGGGGTAGGGGAGGAAAGGGTAACGGGTTTGGGGGAGGGGTGAAAAAAAATTTGGGGGGTAGGCGAGGGTGGGTTTTTAAACAATTCGGCTTGCCTTCGGCAAAGTGTTTTTTGAACCACCTGAGGCACTGAAGGGACTTGAGGGCAGTGAAGGAGGCCCCCAAAGCAGCGGTTTTTTTGGTACAAAGTGGAAGGAAGAGGGCATGGGGGCACAAAGTGGGCGGGGACAGGGCGCTTCGCGCGCGGGGCAGCTGCGCTGCTTTTTTTGAACCACCTTAGACATCTTAGGGCACCTTAGGGTGGG
The genomic region above belongs to Haliscomenobacter hydrossis DSM 1100 and contains:
- a CDS encoding site-specific integrase; translated protein: MIQAHPDIKLVSRQLQEALAGTKNLKYRVIILLMLDCGLRVTEVVQLQRKNFNFMQNTVTVASLKKRSKRLRTRTIPLSTRLLEALADYWPRIKDPEPDTYIFPAAKTSKALYLSRVVVWKRIKKYSGGVVHPHMLRHTFATRVVREGNDIRVAQKLLGHNSQLTTEIYLHVEDQELQQAIRSIDTSTWFQKLQRRLFPPKRVHVMPLEKGLTKFHVGRKLEIAKLMDLAEKKVNVILLGPQGIGKTHLLDNYQPGKILRVDDVTYPKKMLASMLLHLFQDDKEAIAKAMFDMKDIQQVMTKESAKRLVELLIQVTRPQEYTIVFDDLSNLTRSQVTYLEKLKNHFHILAAARQIRVEHASFITNFEKLEIKPLTRPETLELIAKAASPYQNRIEDYEGFKNHIWDQTGGTPLYILEMIERYQKEAYVSTENTRDIRHTAAQRELDMMLPLIIALSALMVLRYAGGELGDDAGAYRLIGGVFLVFALFARNIYKMVKRKFV